A genome region from Etheostoma cragini isolate CJK2018 chromosome 4, CSU_Ecrag_1.0, whole genome shotgun sequence includes the following:
- the bin2b gene encoding bridging integrator 2b isoform X1 codes for MAENNKMGPNLQAGAGFLAKRVQKSLNRAQEKVLQKLGKTMETKDEQFELCFQSLNKQQNDGSRLFKDVKAYHAAVKAMHETSKRLSQTLRDIYEPDWNGGEDLAVITESEDLLWNDYEEKLSDQIVRTMENYTSQFPEVKERVAKRGRKLVDYDSARHHLEALQSAKKKDEGKITKAEEEFNKTQNVFEEINNELREELPVLYQSRIGCYVTVFQNVSNLRDVFYKEMSVLNHELYNVMKKLETQHSGKAFIIKGLNSTSSKSKKRKSLVISNPIPCNTAFPTDHVSMHSSTENGKDAVPSSTVQRTDSICEETGPPEESSVSSKDVNSSDSDLSSSGANTPKRRSVCDNDNGKRSTGSQSPEEVEADADADADADADDDADAEAELAANQSDDSGVSVPKSEAGSQEVSNPSDSADSTPQSPEQENVSDPPSEKEKPKPVPVPAPRVSFHSKDRHPLLTPKEQKETDEEESVNQETANSGHDSSSHNPPGFLYKGVALESHAASEDGLLQFEQGDILLVLADTQEQEGLVRGIREESWNQHRELENHSGIFLEKLLRPVDAE; via the exons ATGGCAGAGAATAATAAGATGGGCCCGAACCTCCAGGCTGGAGCTGGATTCCTTGCCAAACGGGTCCAGAAGTCTTTAAATCGAGCTCAGGAGAAG GTCCTCCAAAAACTGGGCAAAACCATGGAGACCAAGGATGAACAGTTTGAGCTATGTTTCCAGAGCCTCAACAAACAGCAG AACGATGGCAGCAGGCTGTTTAAAGATGTCAAAGCCTACCATGCAGCAGTAAAAG CCATGCATGAGACGTCCAAGCGACTGTCCCAGACGTTGCGAGACATCTACGAACCAGACTGGAATGGAGGGGAGGACCTTGCTGTCATTACAGAA AGTGAAGACTTGCTGTGGAACGACTACGAAGAGAAACTAAGTGACCAGATAGTCCGCACCATGGAGAACTATACGAGCCAGTTCCCTGAGGTCAAG GAACGGGTTGCCAAACGCGGTCGCAAGCTGGTGGACTATGATTCAGCACGTCACCACCTGGAAGCGCTCCAGAGTGCCAAGAAAAAGGATGAGGGCAAAATAACAAAG GCAGAGGAAGAGTTCAACAAAACCCAGAATGTctttgaagaaataaataacgAACTGAGGGAGGAGCTGCCGGTTCTCTATCAGAG CCGGATAGGTTGCTATGTGACAGTGTTCCAAAACGTATCCAACCTCAGAGACGTCTTCTATAAGGAAATGAGCGTG CTGAACCATGAACTGTACAATGTGATGAAGAAACTGGAGACTCAACACTCGGGAAAAGCTTTCATCATCAAGGGTCTCAACAG CACGTCAAGCAAGTCAAAGAAGAGAAAGTCCCTGGTTATCTCCAATCCCATCCCTTGCAACACAGCTTTCCCAACCGACCACGTCTCCATGCATTCTTCCACTGAAAATGGAAAAGACGCTGTTCCCTCTTCCACTGTCCAAAGAACTGATAGCATCTGTGAAGAAACCGGCCCGCCAGAAGAAAGCAGTGTCTCATCCAAAGATGTCAACTCGTCCGACTCCGATCTCAGCTCCAGCGGGGCCAACACACCTAAGAGGAGGTCGGTATGTGACAATGACAACGGCAAGAGGAGCACAGGGAGTCAAAGTCCAGAGGAGGTCGAGGCAGACGCAGACGCAGACGCAGACGCAGATGCAGACGATGACGCAGACGCAGAAGCTGAACTTGCGGCAAACCAGTCAGATGACTCCGGGGTAAGTGTACCAAAGTCAGAAGCGGGAAGTCAGGAAGTGTCCAATCCCTCTGACTCTGCAGATAGTACCCCACAGAGTCCAGAGCAGGAGAATGTGAGTGATCCACCATCAGAGAAGGAAAAGCCCAAACCTGTACCGGTTCCTGCCCCTCGCGTCTCCTTCCACTCCAAAGATAGACATCCCCTCTTAACCCCTAAGGAGCAGAAGGAGACGGATGAGGAAGAATCAGTCAACCAGGAGACAGCTAACTCGGGCCATGACTCCAGTTCCCACAATCCACCAGGCTTCCTTTACAAG GGGGTGGCATTGGAGAGCCATGCAGCGTCCGAAGACGGACTGCTCCAGTTTGAACAGGGCGACATCCTCCTGGTGCTTGCTGACACTCAAGAG CAGGAAGGCCTGGTGAGGGGGATCAGGGAGGAGAGCTGGAACCAGCACAGGGAACTAGAAAACCACTCTGGGATCTTCTTGGAAAAACTCCTCCGGCCGGTCGATGCAGAGTGA
- the bin2b gene encoding bridging integrator 2b isoform X2 translates to MAENNKMGPNLQAGAGFLAKRVQKSLNRAQEKVLQKLGKTMETKDEQFELCFQSLNKQQNDGSRLFKDVKAYHAAVKAMHETSKRLSQTLRDIYEPDWNGGEDLAVITESEDLLWNDYEEKLSDQIVRTMENYTSQFPEVKERVAKRGRKLVDYDSARHHLEALQSAKKKDEGKITKAEEEFNKTQNVFEEINNELREELPVLYQSRIGCYVTVFQNVSNLRDVFYKEMSVLNHELYNVMKKLETQHSGKAFIIKGLNSTSSKSKKRKSLVISNPIPCNTAFPTDHVSMHSSTENGKDAVPSSTVQRTDSICEETGPPEESSVSSKDVNSSDSDLSSSGANTPKRRSVCDNDNGKRSTGSQSPEEVEADADADADADADDDADAEAELAANQSDDSGVSVPKSEAGSQEVSNPSDSADSTPQSPEQENVSDPPSEKEKPKPVPVPAPRVSFHSKDRHPLLTPKEQKETDEEESVNQETANSGHDSSSHNPPGFLYKGVALESHAASEDGLLQFEQGDILLVLADTQEEGLVRGIREESWNQHRELENHSGIFLEKLLRPVDAE, encoded by the exons ATGGCAGAGAATAATAAGATGGGCCCGAACCTCCAGGCTGGAGCTGGATTCCTTGCCAAACGGGTCCAGAAGTCTTTAAATCGAGCTCAGGAGAAG GTCCTCCAAAAACTGGGCAAAACCATGGAGACCAAGGATGAACAGTTTGAGCTATGTTTCCAGAGCCTCAACAAACAGCAG AACGATGGCAGCAGGCTGTTTAAAGATGTCAAAGCCTACCATGCAGCAGTAAAAG CCATGCATGAGACGTCCAAGCGACTGTCCCAGACGTTGCGAGACATCTACGAACCAGACTGGAATGGAGGGGAGGACCTTGCTGTCATTACAGAA AGTGAAGACTTGCTGTGGAACGACTACGAAGAGAAACTAAGTGACCAGATAGTCCGCACCATGGAGAACTATACGAGCCAGTTCCCTGAGGTCAAG GAACGGGTTGCCAAACGCGGTCGCAAGCTGGTGGACTATGATTCAGCACGTCACCACCTGGAAGCGCTCCAGAGTGCCAAGAAAAAGGATGAGGGCAAAATAACAAAG GCAGAGGAAGAGTTCAACAAAACCCAGAATGTctttgaagaaataaataacgAACTGAGGGAGGAGCTGCCGGTTCTCTATCAGAG CCGGATAGGTTGCTATGTGACAGTGTTCCAAAACGTATCCAACCTCAGAGACGTCTTCTATAAGGAAATGAGCGTG CTGAACCATGAACTGTACAATGTGATGAAGAAACTGGAGACTCAACACTCGGGAAAAGCTTTCATCATCAAGGGTCTCAACAG CACGTCAAGCAAGTCAAAGAAGAGAAAGTCCCTGGTTATCTCCAATCCCATCCCTTGCAACACAGCTTTCCCAACCGACCACGTCTCCATGCATTCTTCCACTGAAAATGGAAAAGACGCTGTTCCCTCTTCCACTGTCCAAAGAACTGATAGCATCTGTGAAGAAACCGGCCCGCCAGAAGAAAGCAGTGTCTCATCCAAAGATGTCAACTCGTCCGACTCCGATCTCAGCTCCAGCGGGGCCAACACACCTAAGAGGAGGTCGGTATGTGACAATGACAACGGCAAGAGGAGCACAGGGAGTCAAAGTCCAGAGGAGGTCGAGGCAGACGCAGACGCAGACGCAGACGCAGATGCAGACGATGACGCAGACGCAGAAGCTGAACTTGCGGCAAACCAGTCAGATGACTCCGGGGTAAGTGTACCAAAGTCAGAAGCGGGAAGTCAGGAAGTGTCCAATCCCTCTGACTCTGCAGATAGTACCCCACAGAGTCCAGAGCAGGAGAATGTGAGTGATCCACCATCAGAGAAGGAAAAGCCCAAACCTGTACCGGTTCCTGCCCCTCGCGTCTCCTTCCACTCCAAAGATAGACATCCCCTCTTAACCCCTAAGGAGCAGAAGGAGACGGATGAGGAAGAATCAGTCAACCAGGAGACAGCTAACTCGGGCCATGACTCCAGTTCCCACAATCCACCAGGCTTCCTTTACAAG GGGGTGGCATTGGAGAGCCATGCAGCGTCCGAAGACGGACTGCTCCAGTTTGAACAGGGCGACATCCTCCTGGTGCTTGCTGACACTCAAGAG GAAGGCCTGGTGAGGGGGATCAGGGAGGAGAGCTGGAACCAGCACAGGGAACTAGAAAACCACTCTGGGATCTTCTTGGAAAAACTCCTCCGGCCGGTCGATGCAGAGTGA